A window of the Nibribacter ruber genome harbors these coding sequences:
- a CDS encoding ABC transporter permease — protein sequence MLKNYIKIAWKVLQRRKFFTFISLFGISFTLMVLMVVTSLFDHAFGPQMPERDTDRLLFVNMMREQGEEGYNTSGPPSYYFLDHYVKSLPTPEKVSISSVFNMVNSYVNNQKLALDLKHTDRAFWEILDFEFLEGRAFNEQEVANASHVAVINQNTRKKYFGDAAAIGQDIVVNQVTYKVVGVVKDVPVLRLNSYADVWVPITLRQNEFKNDGLRGTFMGIIQAKTAGDLPKIKDEYAHMMTQVEIKNPKEVSQLFSFPDTILEFFARSALGRGQDSKIGLFYTLLALAAFLFMLLPTINLVNINISRIMERSSEIGVRKAFGASSKVIIGQFVVENVFLTLIGGLLGLVLSLGVMHLINNSGIIVYADLGLNIRVFAWGILLCLVFGLISGVYPAYKMSRLNAVEALRGGTK from the coding sequence ATGTTAAAGAACTACATAAAAATTGCCTGGAAGGTCTTGCAACGGCGCAAGTTCTTCACCTTCATCAGCCTTTTTGGCATCAGCTTTACCTTGATGGTGTTGATGGTGGTGACTTCATTGTTTGACCATGCCTTCGGTCCGCAAATGCCAGAGCGTGATACAGATCGTTTGCTGTTTGTGAACATGATGCGGGAACAGGGCGAAGAAGGCTACAACACCAGCGGTCCCCCCAGTTATTATTTCCTGGACCATTACGTGAAAAGCCTCCCGACCCCGGAAAAAGTCTCCATCAGCTCTGTGTTCAACATGGTGAACAGCTATGTGAACAACCAGAAGCTGGCCCTGGACCTGAAACACACAGACCGGGCCTTCTGGGAGATTCTGGACTTTGAGTTCCTGGAAGGCCGCGCCTTCAATGAGCAGGAAGTAGCCAATGCCAGCCATGTGGCGGTCATCAACCAGAATACCCGCAAAAAGTACTTCGGGGATGCCGCCGCCATTGGCCAGGACATTGTGGTCAACCAAGTCACCTACAAGGTAGTGGGCGTGGTGAAAGACGTGCCGGTGTTGAGACTTAACTCTTACGCAGATGTGTGGGTGCCTATCACGTTGCGGCAGAATGAGTTTAAGAACGATGGGCTGCGCGGTACATTCATGGGCATCATCCAGGCCAAAACCGCGGGTGACCTGCCTAAAATCAAGGACGAATATGCCCACATGATGACCCAGGTAGAGATTAAAAACCCCAAGGAAGTGTCTCAACTGTTTTCTTTCCCGGACACTATTCTGGAGTTCTTCGCCCGCAGTGCCCTGGGCAGAGGCCAGGACTCTAAGATTGGCTTGTTCTACACCTTGCTGGCTTTGGCGGCCTTTTTGTTCATGCTGTTGCCTACCATCAACCTGGTCAACATCAATATCAGTCGCATCATGGAGCGGTCCTCAGAAATTGGCGTGAGAAAAGCCTTTGGTGCATCGTCTAAGGTGATTATTGGCCAGTTTGTGGTGGAGAACGTGTTCCTGACCTTGATTGGCGGTTTACTGGGGCTGGTGCTTTCTTTGGGTGTTATGCACCTTATTAATAACAGCGGCATTATTGTCTATGCAGACCTGGGGTTGAACATAAGAGTGTTTGCCTGGGGTATTCTGCTGTGCCTGGTGTTCGGGCTGATTTCTGGGGTTTACCCTGCTTATAAAATGTCACGCTTAAACGCCGTTGAGGCACTAAGAGGAGGTACAAAATGA
- a CDS encoding toxin-antitoxin system YwqK family antitoxin has protein sequence MNTRISFWGKALVVAMAFWATAPDPAQAQIIGKEKKKIFFWQRKKEPVVLSPADTLTVVDSLAMPSLVTAGKDSLAEDEKDGKKSKKKKAYFGYRVKKGFARQGKGKNQIVETFHYLREFQQPNPYAPEKYYYDVKKRDVLRTYNFTLKPNQARILHGPYTRMRGDVVIEQGYFYVGTKHLRWETFKTDSTLASKLHYEKGFPRDAVISYYDAGKTKIKEVIPYQYGEVQGQYLKFYENGQLEWRGTYDKGRKVGTWSHFYDYRGRLQHEFLYPESAFDAPAEPVLTKHYDAYGVLVYEKKE, from the coding sequence ATGAACACAAGGATTTCATTCTGGGGAAAAGCGCTGGTGGTGGCCATGGCCTTTTGGGCGACAGCGCCAGACCCCGCTCAGGCACAGATTATAGGCAAGGAGAAAAAAAAGATCTTCTTCTGGCAGCGCAAGAAGGAGCCGGTGGTCCTTTCGCCGGCAGACACGCTGACGGTGGTGGATTCTCTGGCCATGCCTTCTCTGGTCACCGCGGGCAAGGACAGCCTTGCCGAGGATGAAAAGGACGGCAAGAAGTCTAAAAAGAAGAAGGCGTACTTTGGCTACCGCGTCAAGAAAGGCTTTGCGCGGCAGGGGAAAGGCAAAAACCAGATTGTGGAGACCTTTCATTACCTGCGCGAGTTCCAACAGCCCAACCCCTATGCCCCAGAGAAATACTACTATGATGTGAAGAAGCGTGACGTGCTGCGCACCTACAACTTCACCTTAAAACCCAACCAGGCTCGTATTCTGCATGGTCCTTACACGCGCATGCGCGGTGACGTGGTCATTGAACAGGGGTATTTCTATGTAGGTACCAAGCACCTGCGCTGGGAGACCTTTAAAACGGACAGTACCCTGGCCAGCAAGCTGCACTATGAGAAGGGTTTTCCCAGAGACGCCGTTATTTCTTACTATGACGCCGGCAAGACCAAGATCAAAGAAGTGATTCCGTACCAGTACGGCGAAGTGCAGGGCCAGTACCTCAAGTTCTATGAAAACGGGCAGCTGGAATGGCGCGGCACCTATGACAAAGGCCGCAAAGTAGGCACCTGGTCTCACTTCTATGACTATAGAGGCCGCCTGCAGCATGAGTTCCTGTACCCAGAATCTGCCTTTGACGCCCCTGCCGAACCCGTGCTCACCAAGCATTATGATGCCTACGGGGTGCTGGTGTATGAAAAGAAAGAGTAG
- a CDS encoding septal ring lytic transglycosylase RlpA family protein, with the protein MGIQKIYHAIVVLFISFIAFAPTASAQEVGETQKGLASWYGAKYHGRKTSSGEVYNRHKLTAAHNGLPLGTIVKVTNLSNGESVVVKINDRGPFKGRRIIDLSEAAAKQIKYRNAGLAEVSVEVVELPQSYLAKRSAPAAAPATEVKQVSAETVLTANTVSSFVIQAGAFGSLANAQAQLEKLKRIYQQLPVSLMEETVNGKTVHRIVAGKFQDKATAEQARQDLVKKGFQGLVKEMKEPAQVVSAI; encoded by the coding sequence ATGGGGATACAGAAAATTTACCATGCAATTGTCGTTCTTTTCATATCATTCATTGCCTTTGCCCCAACTGCCTCCGCGCAGGAAGTAGGCGAAACGCAAAAAGGTCTGGCCTCTTGGTATGGCGCTAAATACCACGGCCGCAAGACCAGCAGCGGCGAAGTCTACAACCGCCACAAACTCACTGCCGCCCACAACGGGCTTCCGCTGGGCACCATTGTAAAGGTGACCAACCTCTCCAACGGAGAAAGCGTGGTAGTGAAGATCAATGACAGAGGTCCGTTCAAAGGCCGCCGCATCATTGACCTTTCTGAGGCTGCCGCCAAGCAAATCAAGTACCGCAACGCCGGCCTTGCAGAAGTGTCTGTGGAGGTGGTAGAATTACCGCAGTCTTACCTAGCCAAGCGCTCTGCCCCGGCTGCCGCGCCCGCCACTGAGGTGAAGCAGGTATCTGCAGAAACCGTCTTAACGGCCAACACGGTGTCTTCCTTCGTGATTCAGGCAGGTGCCTTCGGGAGCCTGGCCAACGCGCAGGCGCAGCTAGAGAAGCTGAAGCGCATTTACCAGCAGCTGCCAGTCTCTCTCATGGAGGAGACCGTGAACGGCAAGACCGTGCACCGCATTGTAGCCGGCAAGTTCCAGGACAAAGCCACCGCAGAGCAAGCCCGCCAGGATCTGGTGAAGAAAGGCTTCCAGGGCCTGGTAAAAGAAATGAAAGAGCCCGCCCAAGTGGTGAGCGCTATCTAA
- a CDS encoding DUF72 domain-containing protein: MDFGRLPDISKVNFSLPEDHAATAQVLARAQRPTKPSLYLGCPTWVNKNWLGSYYPSGAPDNQLLYWYSRQFNTLEMNTTHYRIPDLATVHKWKQAVPSGFTFCPKLPQIISHDQLLQNAGEPTQRFCEAILELGEALGMAFLQLPPFFGPEDFDILQRFLEQFPAEVPLAVEFRHPDWFKAGPRQEEAFQLLEERQMATVLTDVAGRRDALHMRLTAPVAMIRFNGHGLHPTDYTRLTDWAERLHQWLEQGLHTVYFFMHQQEILHAPPALEFLMDQLQQRTSLALPRPQKLQQYIQGQLF, from the coding sequence ATGGATTTCGGACGCTTACCAGACATCAGCAAGGTCAATTTTAGCTTGCCAGAGGACCACGCCGCCACGGCCCAGGTGCTGGCGCGGGCGCAGCGCCCTACCAAGCCGTCTTTGTACCTGGGCTGCCCTACCTGGGTGAACAAGAACTGGCTGGGTTCTTACTATCCCTCGGGGGCGCCAGACAACCAGTTGCTGTACTGGTACAGCCGCCAGTTCAACACCCTGGAGATGAACACCACGCACTACCGCATTCCAGACCTGGCCACCGTGCACAAATGGAAACAGGCCGTCCCTTCGGGCTTTACCTTTTGCCCCAAGCTGCCCCAGATCATTAGCCATGACCAACTGTTGCAGAACGCTGGCGAACCCACCCAACGCTTCTGTGAGGCCATATTAGAACTAGGCGAGGCGCTGGGGATGGCCTTTCTACAGCTGCCGCCCTTCTTCGGGCCAGAGGACTTTGACATTCTCCAACGCTTCCTGGAGCAGTTTCCGGCAGAGGTGCCGCTGGCCGTAGAGTTCAGGCACCCAGACTGGTTTAAAGCGGGCCCCAGGCAAGAAGAAGCCTTTCAGTTGCTGGAAGAACGCCAGATGGCCACCGTGCTCACAGACGTAGCCGGAAGAAGGGACGCCCTGCACATGCGCCTGACGGCCCCGGTGGCTATGATCAGGTTCAACGGCCACGGCCTGCACCCCACCGACTACACCAGATTAACCGATTGGGCAGAGAGGCTGCATCAATGGCTAGAACAGGGCCTGCATACGGTCTACTTTTTCATGCACCAGCAGGAGATTCTGCACGCGCCGCCGGCACTGGAGTTTCTGATGGACCAACTGCAACAGCGTACCAGCCTTGCGCTACCTAGGCCGCAGAAACTGCAGCAATACATACAAGGCCAGCTCTTTTAG
- a CDS encoding sensor histidine kinase, whose translation MTLRNKFILTVAVLYLAMGVLAWQLLRYDKVLFVMAEALIVISLVFTYRLYLSFVRPMHLIAAGVESIKDRDFSIKFMETGQQEVDQLISVYNQMMDELRQQRVTQTEKHFLLERLIEASPSGIILLDTYDRVAGLNPAAAQLLQASSRDVVGKALGELPGHWGNSLESIPKDEQRVIRPNGIQTYRCRKIRFLDRGYHRYFLLIEELTQELLEKERNAYEKLIRMMSHEINNSIGAVNSILNSFKYFAPQLDADTKPDFDEALQVCITRNQNLAGFMANFANVVRIPVPVKRPVHLHELLQGIHRLMAPSFEQKQVTWQWNLDQESPMVAVDVQQLEQVLINVVKNALEATEPGGWVKVQTSASPARLLIKDNGKPISPEVQEKLFSPFFSTKVNGQGIGLTMVREILLQHGFKFSLQTGQDGITAFAIDLTEA comes from the coding sequence ATGACGCTGCGGAATAAGTTCATCCTCACGGTAGCGGTTCTGTACCTGGCCATGGGCGTGCTGGCCTGGCAGTTGTTGCGCTATGACAAGGTGCTTTTTGTGATGGCCGAGGCCTTGATTGTCATCAGTCTGGTGTTCACCTACCGGTTGTACCTGTCCTTCGTGCGGCCCATGCACCTGATTGCCGCCGGCGTGGAATCCATCAAAGACCGCGATTTTTCCATCAAGTTCATGGAGACGGGCCAGCAAGAGGTGGACCAACTCATTTCTGTGTATAACCAGATGATGGACGAGTTGCGGCAGCAGCGCGTGACCCAAACCGAGAAGCATTTTCTACTGGAACGCCTTATTGAAGCCTCGCCCTCTGGCATTATTCTATTAGACACTTATGACCGCGTGGCGGGTTTGAACCCCGCCGCCGCACAACTGTTGCAGGCCTCCAGCAGAGACGTGGTGGGCAAAGCGCTAGGCGAGCTGCCCGGCCATTGGGGAAATTCCTTGGAGAGTATTCCTAAGGACGAGCAACGCGTCATCAGGCCCAATGGCATCCAGACCTACCGGTGCCGTAAAATCAGGTTCTTGGATAGAGGCTACCATAGGTACTTTCTCTTAATAGAAGAACTTACGCAGGAGTTGCTGGAGAAGGAGCGCAACGCTTATGAGAAACTCATTAGAATGATGAGTCATGAGATCAACAATTCCATCGGCGCCGTCAATTCCATTCTTAATTCATTCAAGTACTTCGCACCTCAGCTGGACGCAGACACCAAGCCAGACTTTGACGAGGCTTTGCAAGTGTGCATTACCCGCAACCAGAACCTGGCGGGCTTCATGGCCAATTTTGCCAACGTGGTACGCATACCCGTGCCGGTCAAACGGCCGGTTCATTTGCATGAATTGTTGCAGGGCATTCATAGATTGATGGCGCCTAGCTTTGAGCAGAAACAGGTGACTTGGCAATGGAATCTGGACCAGGAATCTCCTATGGTAGCCGTAGACGTGCAACAACTGGAACAGGTCCTAATCAACGTAGTCAAAAATGCACTGGAAGCCACTGAGCCCGGTGGCTGGGTGAAGGTGCAGACCAGTGCCTCGCCGGCGCGGCTGCTTATTAAGGACAACGGTAAACCCATTTCCCCTGAGGTGCAGGAAAAGCTCTTCTCACCCTTCTTCAGTACCAAAGTGAACGGGCAGGGCATTGGCTTGACCATGGTTCGGGAAATATTGCTGCAGCACGGGTTCAAATTCTCCTTGCAGACCGGGCAGGACGGCATCACCGCGTTTGCCATTGACCTCACCGAAGCTTAA
- a CDS encoding YraN family protein has translation MSTNASLGQLGEKAAEAYLVTHGYQVLQRNYRYKRAEVDLVVLKERFLVLVEVKTRSSRQYGFPEEAVSPRKQEMLFLAAEELVQQLDWQHEVRFDIVSIFWHPTSPDILHIEDAFH, from the coding sequence ATGAGCACCAACGCCTCTTTGGGCCAGTTAGGCGAAAAAGCCGCTGAGGCCTATTTAGTTACCCACGGCTACCAGGTCTTGCAACGAAACTACCGCTACAAACGCGCCGAGGTGGATTTGGTGGTGCTGAAAGAACGTTTTTTGGTGTTGGTGGAGGTGAAGACCAGAAGCAGCCGGCAGTATGGGTTTCCGGAGGAGGCCGTCTCTCCCAGAAAGCAGGAGATGCTCTTTCTGGCCGCCGAAGAACTGGTGCAGCAACTGGACTGGCAGCACGAGGTGCGCTTTGACATCGTCTCCATCTTCTGGCATCCTACCTCTCCAGACATTCTGCACATAGAAGACGCCTTCCATTAA
- the lipB gene encoding lipoyl(octanoyl) transferase LipB — MIQNKEVLLQRLGLMDYQQAWDYQEKLFKEILDLKAQNRSLPEDEQQTTPNYLLFCQHPHVYTLGKSGHLDHLLLDEQGLAEKEATFYKINRGGDITYHGPGQLVAYPLLDLDHFFTDIHKYLRFLEEAVILTLADFGLKAGRIAGLTGVWLDFEEQKNPRKICAMGVKCSRWVTMHGLALNVNTDLAYFGNIVPCGITDKAVTSMQLELGREVQMQEVEEKLLVHFQELFGASIVEKAHEERY, encoded by the coding sequence GTGATTCAAAATAAAGAGGTGCTTCTCCAAAGACTTGGATTGATGGACTACCAGCAGGCCTGGGACTATCAGGAAAAGTTGTTTAAGGAGATTCTGGACCTAAAGGCTCAGAACCGCAGTCTGCCCGAAGATGAGCAGCAAACCACACCCAACTACCTGCTGTTCTGCCAGCACCCGCACGTATACACGCTGGGCAAGAGCGGCCACCTGGATCATCTGTTGTTAGATGAACAGGGCTTAGCCGAGAAAGAAGCCACGTTCTACAAGATCAACCGCGGCGGCGACATCACCTACCACGGTCCCGGGCAACTGGTGGCCTACCCCTTGCTAGACCTAGACCATTTCTTCACAGACATACACAAGTACCTGCGCTTCTTAGAGGAAGCCGTGATTCTTACCCTCGCAGACTTTGGGCTGAAGGCGGGTAGAATTGCGGGCCTGACCGGCGTGTGGCTGGATTTTGAAGAGCAGAAGAACCCGCGTAAGATCTGTGCCATGGGCGTGAAATGCAGCCGCTGGGTGACCATGCACGGGCTGGCCTTGAACGTGAACACAGATTTGGCCTATTTCGGGAATATTGTGCCCTGCGGCATTACAGACAAGGCCGTTACTTCCATGCAACTGGAGTTAGGCAGAGAGGTGCAGATGCAGGAAGTGGAAGAAAAGCTGCTGGTGCATTTTCAGGAGTTATTTGGAGCAAGTATAGTAGAGAAAGCACATGAAGAAAGATATTGA
- a CDS encoding gliding motility protein GldB-related protein yields the protein MRFSTSLKTFLSRSALAAVALLPLQAFAQSATAFLSAPQDSVTLRMAETRYKHSFKVSEAGQEKLVRISPTSRGNTMWLNLGKDSLAITYKGRDKERYTLSNGKDTVQLVFSFFSPPAHEPLVKKGTEEYGKQQYALAADFYQQALKATPTGAHTRTTYYNLACCYALLGQKEPALKALEQAVKAGYKNVAHLKRDSDLDILRKEKGYLQLVNKLEKTQAQLGDPFKAQLVTTDVHNFWKAYDAAAKHPAQKQEIFEKQYFGKASAGLQDYFENKIGSVELFMNNLVNKPAFFPAIRKNTLQVDAMKPAIYQSFQKMKELYPAATFPNVYFVIGRYNSAGTVSDNGLLIGIDQFSRSADVPLQELNLWERNNYNYVHNVPPLIAHELIHFIQSDRNDTTLLSNALTEGMADFIGELISGVNTNQRIHDFANPREKQIWEEFQKEMYLKRAYNWIANGNQERPDRPADLGYYMGYKICEAYYTKATDKKQAVKDILEMKDAKAFFEQSGYADKFLQANNR from the coding sequence ATGAGATTTTCTACTTCGCTCAAAACCTTTCTTAGCAGAAGCGCCCTGGCCGCCGTGGCCCTTCTGCCGCTACAGGCCTTTGCCCAGTCGGCGACAGCCTTCCTGTCCGCTCCTCAGGACAGCGTCACCTTGCGCATGGCAGAAACCAGGTACAAGCACTCCTTTAAGGTAAGCGAGGCCGGCCAGGAGAAACTGGTGCGCATTTCCCCCACCTCCAGAGGCAATACCATGTGGCTCAATCTGGGGAAAGACAGCCTGGCCATCACCTACAAAGGCAGGGACAAGGAACGCTACACCCTCTCCAACGGCAAAGACACGGTGCAACTGGTTTTCTCCTTCTTCAGCCCGCCCGCGCATGAGCCCTTGGTCAAGAAAGGTACCGAGGAGTACGGTAAGCAGCAATACGCCCTGGCGGCAGACTTTTACCAGCAAGCCCTCAAGGCCACTCCCACAGGAGCCCATACCCGCACCACCTATTACAACCTGGCCTGCTGCTACGCCTTGTTAGGTCAGAAAGAACCAGCCCTCAAAGCGTTGGAGCAGGCCGTGAAAGCCGGCTATAAGAATGTGGCCCACCTGAAGAGAGACTCAGACCTGGACATCCTCAGAAAAGAGAAAGGGTACCTGCAGTTGGTGAACAAACTAGAGAAAACCCAGGCCCAGCTAGGCGATCCTTTCAAGGCGCAACTGGTGACCACAGACGTGCACAACTTCTGGAAAGCCTATGACGCCGCAGCTAAACATCCCGCCCAGAAACAGGAAATCTTTGAGAAACAGTACTTCGGGAAGGCCTCTGCGGGGTTACAGGATTACTTTGAGAACAAGATTGGCTCCGTGGAGCTGTTCATGAACAACCTGGTCAACAAGCCTGCCTTCTTCCCGGCCATCAGAAAGAACACCCTGCAGGTTGACGCCATGAAACCGGCCATTTACCAGAGCTTCCAGAAGATGAAGGAGTTATACCCGGCGGCCACTTTCCCCAACGTGTACTTTGTGATCGGGCGCTACAACTCGGCGGGTACGGTCTCTGATAATGGCTTGTTGATTGGCATTGACCAGTTCTCGCGCTCAGCAGACGTGCCCCTGCAGGAACTCAACCTCTGGGAGCGCAACAACTACAACTACGTACACAACGTGCCACCGCTCATTGCCCATGAACTCATTCACTTCATCCAGTCTGACCGAAACGACACAACGCTCCTGTCTAACGCCTTAACCGAGGGCATGGCCGACTTCATTGGCGAGCTCATCTCTGGCGTGAACACCAACCAACGCATCCATGACTTCGCCAACCCCCGGGAGAAGCAAATCTGGGAAGAGTTCCAGAAGGAGATGTACCTCAAGCGCGCCTACAACTGGATTGCCAACGGCAACCAGGAGCGCCCAGATCGGCCCGCAGATCTTGGCTATTACATGGGCTACAAAATCTGCGAAGCCTATTACACCAAAGCCACAGACAAGAAGCAGGCCGTGAAGGATATTCTAGAGATGAAAGACGCCAAGGCCTTTTTTGAGCAAAGCGGCTACGCCGATAAATTCCTGCAAGCCAACAACCGGTAA
- a CDS encoding ABC transporter permease, whose protein sequence is MIRHLFKLIWNRKKSNFLLISEIFFSFLVLFGVISFGLYNYHNYQKPLGFAYDNVWLLSLETRSDSAAQNAQTQEQIMQRVRSFPEVEHAAFSSSNAPFSFSSMNNRLAYGNVKDYDANQYDVEDEYKDVMGLKVVQGRWFGPQDGTSLRQPIVINRKLQQDLFHDVDPIGKVIPMNDSVQYQVIGVTDYFRASSEYSAEDGAFFTRIDRQKNNEWRWNSLLIKVKPGTGVEFEEKMMRELGQIAKGWTMDVSTLEKMRQNKANFTLVPLIALAVVCGFLVFNVALGLFGVLWYNINKRTGEIGLRRAMGATTRQIRTQFVGEVIVLAFFGVVLGLLLAVQFPLLDVFQVSSEIYWQGIVLAGLFIFLLTALCALYPSRQASGIQPAVALHEE, encoded by the coding sequence ATGATACGCCATCTGTTTAAACTAATCTGGAACCGGAAGAAAAGTAACTTCCTTCTGATTTCTGAAATATTCTTCTCCTTTCTGGTGCTGTTTGGGGTGATCAGCTTCGGGCTCTACAATTACCACAATTACCAGAAGCCGCTGGGCTTTGCCTATGACAACGTCTGGTTACTTTCTCTGGAGACCCGGTCAGATTCTGCGGCCCAGAACGCCCAGACCCAGGAGCAGATCATGCAACGGGTGCGCAGCTTCCCCGAGGTGGAACATGCGGCCTTCTCAAGCAGCAACGCCCCGTTTTCTTTCTCTTCTATGAACAACCGGCTTGCCTATGGCAACGTCAAAGATTATGACGCTAACCAGTATGACGTAGAAGATGAGTATAAAGACGTGATGGGACTAAAAGTGGTGCAGGGCCGCTGGTTCGGGCCGCAGGACGGGACCTCTCTGCGCCAGCCCATTGTGATTAACCGCAAGCTGCAGCAAGACTTGTTCCATGACGTGGACCCTATTGGGAAAGTGATTCCTATGAATGACTCTGTGCAGTACCAAGTGATTGGCGTGACGGATTATTTCAGGGCCTCCAGTGAATATAGCGCCGAAGACGGAGCGTTCTTTACCCGCATTGACCGTCAGAAGAACAACGAATGGCGCTGGAACAGTCTCTTGATAAAAGTGAAGCCGGGTACGGGCGTAGAATTTGAAGAAAAGATGATGCGCGAGCTGGGGCAGATTGCCAAAGGCTGGACCATGGATGTTTCTACCCTGGAGAAGATGCGCCAGAACAAGGCCAATTTCACGTTGGTGCCTTTGATTGCTCTGGCCGTGGTGTGCGGGTTTCTGGTGTTCAACGTGGCCTTGGGACTGTTTGGCGTGCTGTGGTACAACATCAACAAGCGCACCGGCGAGATTGGATTGCGCCGCGCCATGGGTGCTACTACCCGCCAGATCAGAACCCAGTTTGTAGGCGAAGTAATAGTGCTGGCTTTCTTTGGCGTAGTGCTGGGCTTGTTGCTGGCCGTGCAGTTTCCGTTGTTGGATGTGTTTCAGGTGTCTAGTGAGATTTACTGGCAAGGCATTGTCTTGGCGGGCCTCTTCATCTTCCTGCTCACCGCCTTGTGCGCCCTGTACCCTAGCCGCCAGGCCTCTGGCATACAGCCGGCCGTGGCCTTGCATGAAGAGTAG
- a CDS encoding sigma-54-dependent transcriptional regulator translates to MILIIDDDVAVRASLSLLLKQAGYTTVQATNQPEALEAAVKHRPQLVLMDMNFSMETTGEDGLQLLGQLKELYPAIPVILITGWGSINLAVEGIKAGAADFITKPWNNDYLLQAVQTAIDLSLPAREAATDKLTRKKLDELYDFSMIVGEDAGLLQVLRNVGQISATDASILIEGESGTGKELIAEAIHKNSHRAKAPFVKVNLGGISASLFESEMFGHRRGAFTDAKADRVGRFEMANKGTIFLDEIGELDMSSQVKLLRVLQDRTYEVLGDSRSRNLDIRVICATNRDLREMVLEGKFREDLYYRINLITVRLPALRERPQDIPLLVQHFVNNLKKTYHKQELEVSAKALTWLKEQPLPGNIRELKNLVERTVLVSGKSLLTEDDFMNQLQGGLRKQEDKALPSVGAMTLDELEASMIKKSMAHYNNNVSKVAKALGVSRGSLYRRLEKFNIPYDAAE, encoded by the coding sequence ATGATCCTTATTATAGACGATGACGTTGCCGTTCGGGCCTCTCTAAGTCTGCTCCTCAAGCAGGCCGGTTACACGACCGTACAAGCCACCAATCAGCCTGAGGCCTTAGAGGCCGCAGTCAAGCACCGTCCTCAGTTGGTGCTCATGGACATGAACTTCTCCATGGAAACCACCGGGGAGGACGGCTTGCAACTCTTAGGGCAACTGAAAGAACTCTACCCCGCCATTCCGGTGATTTTGATTACCGGTTGGGGATCCATCAACCTGGCCGTAGAGGGCATTAAAGCCGGCGCCGCCGATTTCATTACCAAACCCTGGAACAACGACTACCTGCTGCAGGCTGTCCAGACGGCGATTGATTTGTCCCTACCCGCCCGCGAAGCCGCCACCGATAAACTCACCCGAAAAAAACTGGACGAGCTCTATGACTTCTCCATGATTGTGGGCGAAGATGCGGGTTTGTTACAAGTGCTGCGCAACGTTGGCCAGATCAGTGCCACAGACGCGTCTATCTTAATTGAGGGCGAAAGCGGCACGGGGAAAGAGCTCATTGCCGAGGCCATTCATAAAAACAGCCATCGTGCTAAAGCCCCTTTCGTGAAGGTTAACTTAGGCGGTATTTCAGCGAGTTTGTTTGAGAGTGAGATGTTCGGGCACCGCCGCGGCGCGTTCACAGACGCCAAAGCCGATCGCGTGGGCCGTTTTGAGATGGCCAACAAAGGCACCATTTTCCTGGATGAGATTGGCGAACTGGACATGAGCAGCCAAGTGAAACTCTTGCGCGTGCTCCAGGACCGTACCTATGAAGTCTTAGGCGATAGCCGCTCCCGCAATCTGGACATACGCGTCATCTGCGCCACCAACCGCGACCTGCGCGAGATGGTCTTGGAAGGTAAGTTCAGAGAGGACCTTTATTACAGAATTAACTTAATCACGGTACGCCTACCCGCTCTTCGCGAACGTCCACAGGACATTCCCTTGCTAGTGCAGCACTTTGTCAATAACCTCAAGAAGACCTACCATAAGCAAGAACTAGAAGTAAGCGCCAAAGCCTTGACCTGGCTCAAGGAACAGCCTTTGCCCGGCAACATACGGGAGCTCAAGAATCTGGTGGAACGGACCGTGCTAGTGTCTGGCAAGAGCCTGCTCACCGAAGATGATTTCATGAACCAGCTACAGGGCGGCCTGCGCAAGCAGGAGGATAAAGCCTTACCGTCTGTGGGCGCTATGACCTTAGATGAGCTGGAAGCCAGCATGATCAAAAAGTCCATGGCGCATTATAATAACAACGTGAGCAAAGTGGCTAAGGCCTTGGGCGTGAGCCGAGGTTCTTTGTATAGAAGGCTGGAGAAATTCAACATTCCGTATGACGCTGCGGAATAA